A window from Luteibacter flocculans encodes these proteins:
- the pilB gene encoding type IV-A pilus assembly ATPase PilB, whose protein sequence is MASQMHQPMLAGLTGMARRLVSEGVLPEADVRKAVQDAAEKRVSLSAWLVDHNLVDSGKLSQVASSEFGMPLMDIGSMAPGAMPLDLVTEALITKHQALPLFKRGKRLFVGIADPMQSHALDEIKFHSNHMVEPVLVERGQLRRVIDSALSAMNANVPGFEDGGLDELVMETGDDDGEGTTGIDANANDDAPVVKFVNKILVDAIKRGASDIHFEPFETVYRVRLRMDGILRIVATAPIKLGNRIASRIKVMSGLDIAERRVPQDGRIKLNLTKTRAIDFRVSTLPTLFGEKIVLRILDGSSAKLGIDKLGYEELQKKLYLEAIEKPYGMVLVTGPTGSGKTVSLYTALNILNTEGRNISTVEDPVEIRVEGINQVQQNTKRGMTFAAALRSFLRQDPDVIMVGEIRDLETAEIAVKAAQTGHMVLSTLHTNDAPQTISRLMNMGIAPYNITSSVTLIIAQRLARRLHDCKRAIQLPPAALLAEGFTQEEIDEGITIYEAVGCDSCNEGYKGRVGIYQVMPMVEDIQKIVLEGGNALQIAEVARKAGINDLRASALLKVRNGVTSLAEINRVTKD, encoded by the coding sequence ATGGCATCACAAATGCATCAGCCCATGCTCGCCGGCTTGACCGGCATGGCACGGCGCCTCGTCAGTGAAGGTGTGCTGCCAGAGGCGGACGTGCGCAAGGCCGTGCAGGATGCCGCCGAGAAACGTGTTTCTCTCTCAGCCTGGCTGGTTGACCACAATCTGGTCGACAGCGGCAAGCTGTCTCAGGTGGCCTCGTCGGAATTCGGCATGCCGTTGATGGACATCGGTTCCATGGCGCCGGGCGCGATGCCACTGGACCTGGTGACCGAGGCTTTGATCACGAAGCACCAGGCACTTCCCCTGTTCAAGCGCGGCAAGCGGCTGTTCGTCGGCATCGCCGACCCGATGCAGTCGCACGCGCTCGACGAGATCAAGTTCCACTCGAACCACATGGTCGAGCCGGTACTGGTCGAGCGTGGGCAGTTGCGCCGGGTGATCGATAGCGCCCTTTCGGCGATGAACGCCAACGTGCCCGGTTTCGAGGACGGCGGGCTCGACGAACTGGTAATGGAAACGGGCGACGACGACGGCGAAGGCACCACCGGCATCGACGCGAACGCCAACGACGACGCCCCGGTCGTCAAGTTCGTGAACAAGATCCTGGTGGACGCCATCAAGCGCGGCGCCTCGGATATCCACTTCGAGCCGTTCGAAACGGTTTATCGCGTGCGCCTGCGAATGGACGGCATCCTGCGCATCGTAGCCACTGCGCCGATCAAGCTGGGCAACCGGATCGCCTCGCGCATCAAGGTCATGAGCGGCCTGGACATCGCCGAACGCCGCGTGCCGCAAGATGGCCGCATCAAGCTCAACCTGACCAAGACCCGCGCGATCGACTTCCGCGTCAGCACGTTGCCCACGCTGTTCGGCGAGAAGATCGTGCTGCGTATCCTCGACGGTTCGTCGGCCAAGCTCGGCATCGACAAGCTGGGTTACGAGGAACTCCAGAAGAAGCTGTATCTGGAAGCTATCGAGAAACCCTACGGCATGGTGCTGGTCACCGGCCCGACCGGCTCGGGTAAGACTGTGTCGCTGTATACGGCGCTCAACATCCTCAACACCGAGGGACGCAATATCTCCACGGTGGAAGACCCGGTCGAAATCCGCGTCGAGGGCATCAATCAGGTTCAGCAGAACACCAAGCGCGGCATGACCTTCGCGGCCGCCCTACGCTCCTTCCTGCGCCAGGATCCGGACGTGATCATGGTCGGCGAAATCCGCGACCTCGAAACCGCCGAGATCGCCGTGAAAGCCGCCCAAACCGGCCATATGGTGCTGTCCACCCTGCACACGAACGACGCGCCACAGACGATCTCCCGCCTGATGAACATGGGCATCGCGCCCTACAACATCACCTCCTCGGTCACCCTGATCATCGCCCAGCGCCTGGCCCGACGCCTGCACGACTGCAAGCGGGCGATCCAGCTCCCGCCGGCCGCACTGCTGGCGGAGGGGTTCACCCAGGAGGAAATCGACGAGGGCATCACCATCTACGAAGCGGTGGGGTGCGACAGCTGCAACGAGGGCTACAAGGGCCGCGTGGGCATATACCAGGTCATGCCCATGGTCGAGGACATCCAGAAGATCGTCCTGGAGGGGGGCAACGCTCTCCAGATCGCCGAAGTGGCCCGCAAGGCCGGGATCAACGACCTCCGCGCCTCGGCGCTGCTCAAGGTGAGGAACGGTGTGACCAGCCTGGCCGAGATCAACCGCGTCACCAAGGATT